Proteins from one Acanthopagrus latus isolate v.2019 chromosome 18, fAcaLat1.1, whole genome shotgun sequence genomic window:
- the hdac3 gene encoding histone deacetylase 3 — protein sequence MTNRTSYFYDPDVGNFHYGAGHPMKPHRLSLTHSLVLHYGLYKKMMVFKPYKASQHDMCRFHSEDYIDFLQKVSPNNMQGFTKSLNTFNVGDDCPVFPGLFEFCSRYTGASLQGATQLNHKICDIAINWAGGLHHAKKFEASGFCYVNDIVISILELLKYHPRVLYIDIDIHHGDGVQEAFYLTDRVMTVSFHKYGNYFFPGTGDMYEVGAESGRYYCLNVPLRDGIDDQSYRQLFQPVIKQVVDFYQPTCIVLQCGADSLGCDRLGCFNLSIRGHGECVEFVKSFKIPLLVLGGGGYTVRNVARCWTFETSLLLDESISDELPYSEYFEYFAPDFTLHPDVSTRIENQNSRQYLEQIRQTVFENLKMLNHAPSVQIHDVPSDMLSYERNDEPDPDERGGEENYTRPEAANEFYDGDHDNDKESDVEI from the exons ATGACTAACAGAACATCTTATTTTTATGACCCGGACGTGGGCAACTTTCATTACG GTGCTGGCCACCCCATGAAGCCTCACCGTTTGTCTCTGACTCACAGTCTGGTGCTGCACTATGGACTCTACAAGAAAATGATG GTGTTCAAACCATACAAAGCATCTCAGCACGACATGTGTCGGTTCCACTCTGAAGACTACATTGACTTCCTGCAGAAGGTCAGCCCCAATAACATGCAGGGCTTCACAAAGAGCCTCAACACATTCAATGTTGGAGATGACTG tcctgTGTTTCCTGGTCTGTTTGAGTTTTGCTCGAGATACACAGGAGCCTCTTTACAGGGAGCAACGCAGCTCAACcacaag ATCTGTGACATTGCAATTAACTGGGCTGGAGGTTTGCATCATGCCAAGAAGTTTGAG gCGTCTGGGTTTTGTTACGTCAACGACATCGTCATCAGTATACTGGAGCTGCTCAA ataCCATCCGAGGGTTCTCTACATCGACATCGACATTCACCACGGTGACGGCGTACAGGAGGCCTTTTACCTGACAGACCGCGTCATGACCGTGTCCTTCCACAAATATGGGAACTACTTTTTCCCAGGAACAG gtgACATGTATGAAGTTGGAGCAGAGAGCGGTCGGTATTACTGCCTCAACGTTCCTCTGAGAGACGGCATCGATGACCAGA gctacAGGCAGCTGTTCCAGCCGGTTATTAAACAGGTGGTGGATTTCTACCAGCCGACCTGCATCGTCCTGCAG TGCGGAGCAGATTCTCTGGGCTGTGACCGACTGGGCTGCTTCAACCTCAGCATACGAGGACACGG TGAGTGTGTGGAGTTTGTGAAGAGTTTTAAGATCCCTCTGTTGGtcctgggaggaggaggatacaCAGTGAGGAACGTGGCTCGCTGCTG GACCTTTGAGACGTCTCTGTTATTGGACGAATCCATCAGTGATGAGCTGCCTTACAGCG AGTATTTTGAGTACTTTGCTCCGGACTTCACGCTGCACCCCGACGTCAGCACCAGGATAGAAAACCAGAACTCcagacag TACCTGGAGCAGATCCGTCAGACAGTCTTTGAGAACCTGAAGATGTTGAACCACGCGCCCAGCGTCCAGATCCACGATGTTCCATCCGACATGCTGAGTTACGAACGCAACGACGAGCCTGATCCGGACGAGAGGGGGGGCGAGGAGAACTACACCAG GCCAGAGGCGGCTAACGAGTTCTATGATGGCGACCACGACAACGACAAAGAGAGCGATGTAGAAATTTGA